In Besnoitia besnoiti strain Bb-Ger1 chromosome I, whole genome shotgun sequence, the genomic window CGAGACTGGCCCTGTGTTAGCGGTGGCGATCCCTGTTCTCGCTCGCTATCGCCTTTGGACGAGGGATGGAATGATGGAACAGTCTGCTGGCGGGCGGATAATGCGCGAGAGAACTTGGAGGTCGAGTCAATCGTCGTCGGCATGGCGAGATGCAGCCGAGTAGAGGCGGTGAGCGCTGCCTCTGGAGTCGATGTGTTCAAGCAGACCGAGACAATCCTGCGGCAAACGCCTTGGGAGAGTCTCCTGCTGTCGCAACTTCGGCGCTTAATCGCGGAAACGAAGGACGCCCAGAGACCAACTTTGCCTCCGCACTCCTCCCGCCGCGTAGGCCGAGAGCCGTGCGGAGACAGAAACGCAGCTGGACACGAAAGAGAGGCAACATCCGAGGAAACCGTTGGCAACCGTCGACGGGCACCGCGCGGCACGCATGCCAAtcgagcgagagaaggagagaacaGTAACGAAACTTCGGCTCACGCGGACCGAGGCGAGTCGGATGCAGGCTGGGGGTCGCCAGGGAATGATAGCCGCGCGAAGCCTCAAGGGGTAATGGAAATAGGAAACGAAGGCGACTGCAAGCTAGCAGTGATTGGAGGATTTCCGCTTCGTCAACAAACCCTAGAATTCGACAGCCCACAGATCCGTATGCTTCTTGAAGGCTCGCGAAACCTCGCTTCTGTACAGCCGGACGATCACCCGGATGCGAATGCCTCCCGTCGCCCCTCTCcgctttcgtcttctgcatCGCCTCGTCCTTTTGTTGCGTCCGccccctccgcgtcgcatgcgggcagcgcgtcgccgtcaccCGACAACTCCTCTGATGCCGTTGCGCCGTCCGGAGGCcttctctcgccctcctcggcgcgcctATTTGCGGGgctttcgcctgcggcctcggtggcttccgccgcgccttctgaGTCTGGGCAAGTGCGCGGAAAGGGAGAAGGCACCGAACTCGAATCGGTTGGAGCGCCATCCAGTCTGCGTCCTGCGAGCGACCTGTCTGCCGAAAAAGTGAAGGATGTTCACTCTGACGCAGGTCATTCCCCGCTAGATGACAGGTCTGCGCCCGTGTCGATCTACGAAGTGGTCCCTGGCGCTCTTTTCCTGCCTGCGTACCTCTCAGTCTCCGAACAGCTCTGTCTCGCTTGCGAGTGCCTTTCTGTCTATTCCATGCCGCCTCATGTCTGCAACCTCTGCAATCTCATCCACAGTTCCGCGGAACCCAGTGTCGCAGGAGCCTCGAGTTCCTCGTCGCACTTCAGCAGCGAACAAGCAGGGAGGGAGGCTCAGGCgtgcgccgacggcgcccaGGGCGAGCAGActgagacggcggaggcagaaggcggccgcgacgtaATCTGTCGGCGTCGAGAGGGAGAAACGCCGAGccaggaggctgcggcctgcaggcgtTTCGATGGAaacctctcgcgcgcgtcgctgtcacCATTTCTGAAAAAACAACTGAGGTGGGTGACGCTAGGTCGGCATTACGATTGGACTAAGCGGTCGTAtgacgaggagacgaacgGGGTAGGCCGGTGCCCTTCGACTCGCCCCCTGCTCTCTTCGTTTCCTACTTCAGCGGGCGCCACTCCTGCGATTTCTCCGTCCTTCGCgaagctgccggcggcgctcgagaAGCTCTGCGACGATATTTTGCAGCTCTGCGAGCCTTACCTCGctgacgcgcgagagggaacCAGCAGACGTGTCATGGATGTAAGTGATGGTGGGATGAGACATCCGCTCTTTGGCACGGACATGAGCTTGATGGACGGCACACGCCTACCCGCAAACTGCTAGCTCGTTCAGGTCTAGCCACGCCACAGAAAACTTTATAGGGAGGAACTAACCGGAGCCTGTGTCTGTGGGTCGTTCATGCGATCACGCATGCAGGCCGCGATTTTGAACGTGTATCGGAGTGGAGACCGCTTGCGAGGTCACaaggacgacgcggagcgaGCTGAAGAGCCGCTGGTATCCATCAGGTCAGCGGATCCGCTGTCTGCCTCCCCACACTGAGAGGTCGCTGCGTTGAGGGTGCTTGCAGCGTAGTCGCTACGCCAGCAGACAAAACATAGCGATAGCGAAACAGGCCGTGTTGCTTCTTCTAACTATGTACAGACACAAGTAGCATTTGTGATTTACTTCACGGGTATACAGGTAAGACAGCGCGCGTTGGGAGTAGAGTGCCTGGCACACACGGCAAAAAAGGTACCGGATGAtcgccgcagagccgctctgcagctcggcgtctgctgaTGCGGACGCAAGACGAACCCGCGTAGCGTGTGGGATTTTCCTGTCTGTGCAGCATCGGGCAGCCAGCCATCTTCCTTCTTGGCGGCGACTCTAGACAGTACGTCGTTTTGTGTAACTCCCTTGGCGCACTGTCGCCATTCGGGATCAGGGAACTATCGACGCCTGCTGAAGATAATTCCAGCCTCCGTATTCCGTTATAGGCTGTGTCGACGATGCGTGGTGGAGCAGCTTGCTATTATTGTGCTAGACTGGCTCATGCTGCGCTGAAAACGGGCCCCCCCGCGACATGCATTCCCCCGCGACATGCATGTCTCAGATtcccgctgtctcttctcagGGTTGCCCCCAAGGCGCTCGTCCTTCGATCTGGCGACGTGCTTGTCCTCTCTGGAGTTGCGCGCTGGGCCATCCACGGTAGGCACTTCGTCGTGTCTCGCGGCCTGAttcgtctgcgccgtttTCGCAAGCGATGCCTGAGGAGTTCTAGCTGGGGCGCGTGACGCTACAACAGACAGATGTCATAGGGAAGGGGGTTTGGGGTTTCCACGTTACCCGCGCGTACACTCGCAGCCATTGCGGTGTAGAGCCGACGCGACGACCTGCCAATCACCAAAACGGTCATCAGTGTGACTACCTATAATACAATATGGAGTTCTCCCAATAGCATCCCTAGCCGATCCATATTCGCAAACCTCCTGGTCGCGTACCATAGTTAGTTCTGGAAGCCGGGATGAGCAGCAGACTGACCGCGCACAATGCCACGAGCAGGTCAGCTAGAAACTAGTGTTAATGCTCTAGGATACGATTACCCGCAAAGAAGAATTATCTCTAGTCCGTGAGACCGCTGTGTTGTGTCGGCTCAGGTGTGCCGAAGCTTCTCTACTATAACCCAGTGATCAGtttgccggcgccgcggcgaagaaagaagctgcgtgcgcatgcgtcgaCGATGCAAGGAGGGATGCGAATGAGCACAGTCGGTCTTCAGACACAGATGTACGAGTGGCGCTGCTCAGAAGACCGTCAGAGCTCTGAAGGCGTTGTATGCGCCGCCAGAAATCTTGTAGCAGCAGCTGGTCTGTCAGGCTTTGGAGAGTTACACGCCGATAGCGGCATGAGACTTCTTGCAACGTGCactcgcagaggcggacgcaCAAATTCTGGTAGTTCAAGCTGgctgcagcttctcgagGTGTACCGGCGACAGACAGGCGATTGCAGACACGACTCTGGTGATATTCGGAGTGGAACCGGTCTCAACGGACACGCTACGAGCACATCCGACCAGACGGAACCGCTGGAAAAAATCGTGGGTTCACAGACTGCCAACGACGTAGTCTCGTGGCTCGGCGAGTTGCGGCTAAATCTGAGCTGCCGGTGTGACGAGAGCTAACGGCGCCAGGGAGTCCAATGATTGTGGTGAATTTGCCATGTTCACAGATGTGAACCCGTGCCTACATCGTGGACCGTATTCCGTTGCTCTCGCCCATATCAGACTAGAATTGCATTGAACACTTGTACCCCTTTTCTAGTGCGTGGGCAGACGTCGTGTGCGGCTTGCCACACGTGTGTATCACGCAGTACCAGAGATCCACCATTACTCCACTTCTCACAGAACAGCTACCCGGGAACGTCAGACAGCAGCAAGGAGAAACTGCTGAGTGTATCGGGTCATCAGGGCGCACGATCGCATAGATGCAGTGACTATGGCTCCAGTATGATTCGCGGCCGCTTTTTTTTCAGATGCACAGAGTAGACTTAGTGATGACATCAGGATAGTTGGTTCGGCATATGAGGTAATAGGCGAACCCTGCGGTCCAAGGCTTCACACGGTATGGAGCAAACTGACTGACTGCCGGTGAAGCGCAGTGATACAGGCAACAGCCCATCTTGGATGCCCACTACCAGGGTGTCGGTGTCCCAGACTCATGCCGTTGCTTTCGAGCTGAAACTTTGGCCTGACCATCCTCTACCTGATGCGCGCCACCACCGGCGACAGAGTGCAGTATAATGAAACATAATATCATCTCTGCTGCCGGTCACGGTGAGGGGAGGCTGAATGGCTGCTGATTCTATTTAGCGGGAATACCCGACTGTTTCATCCTGTGCCCGGACACACGGCTGCTTTAGACAAATGCCCGTGCATAGGCCGTTCACCCGTCGTTCACTACGAATGGAAGTGTTCAAGTTGTTCAAGCCACTACCAACTTTTGCACGTGGCACCACAAGGTACGCCAGCTCACGAGTGCCGTTGGATGCCTCACTCTGACAGTGACCTGCACGTCGGGAGCAAGCGGTCTGGCAACACAGACGGCAAGAAAATCTCATATGATTGTCCCAGTGATGTTCTACAACTTCCAACTGGCGCACGAATGCATCGTGATAGAAACGGGACGTATGAAAACGTGCCCAAGAGGAGTCATTAATAACGCGATAAAATGTTTCCCCTTGTCGGGCTTTGTGAAGCGTTCAGCTGTGTGGCCCCTCTTACGAATGCATGTGTCTTTCTAGAACAGAGCTGCTCTGGATTTTCATGCCTTCCGTCGTGATGCTGCCTACTCCTTGTAGCGATTGCTCAATGGTACACTCTAGAAGCTTTTTTCGCGATGCCGAAATTTTAGTAGACACCGCGTTGCGCATGACGGTGCGCAGATGCGGTCTGCTGCGCGTAAAGCTGTTCCCGCGACCTTTTTCAGGTCGACCCTCCCCTTTAAACCATACTGAGGAACGTAGTGAGTGCTCGAGGGCAAATAGAGAGGAAAAAGCTTGACACCTTCTGGTATGCGGCCGCACTGCTCAGCAGCAGCCTTTTCGCAGTCTCTGCGAGTGGTACCGTAAAGAAGGCTGAGATCCACTCTACCGTGTCCGAAGCTTGTCAACTTTCTCTGACGCAGGACGAAAGCTGCACTCACCTTCATGGGGCCCGCCGTAGCTATAGCAGAGGACACACCCGCGGTACAAGCTTCCCCGGGATTCTCTTCGAGTGCTTTTTGTGCGTCGCCAGTTCCTTCCGTTCGGCAGCCTCGCCCAGCATGGCAAGACGCGCCGACCCGCCCCGGGAGCCTCTTTCATCCTCATCTGCGGTTGCAAGAGCTGGCTGACCTAGAGCGAAAGAGAGCCCGTCAAACGCAGCAGGCTACCATAATGGCACAGTGGACAGATCTGGGTTGGGACGGCGCCCCCAGCGTCGGGACAGCCGTCAAGacccgcgacgcaggcggcctcTTTGATGCCGCAATCAGACGCGGGAAATACAGGAAAGATTTCAGGTGAACAGAAAGGCAGGACTAGGGGTGAAAATGGAACCGCCCTTCCTATGGGTGTTTTTGTCGGACGCTGTGGGCTGTGCCATGAGACGAACGTGCTTTAGCTGTTTAATGTCCCCACGCTACCACTCATGGTTGTGTTTTGAAGACGGGCCCCATTCAAGACTTTGAGAAGTCACTAGCTAGTCACGCGTGGCCATGACACCTTCTGTGTGTTTTCCGCCTGGGCACTGCTTCGTCGTCTACCCTCGGGTCCGCGCGCTTATTGGTACTAGACTATTTACTCACTCTCGAGAAGATATGAAT contains:
- a CDS encoding hypothetical protein (encoded by transcript BESB_002730); its protein translation is MARCSRVEAVSAASGVDVFKQTETILRQTPWESLLLSQLRRLIAETKDAQRPTLPPHSSRRVGREPCGDRNAAGHEREATSEETVGNRRRAPRGTHANRAREGENSNETSAHADRGESDAGWGSPGNDSRAKPQGVMEIGNEGDCKLAVIGGFPLRQQTLEFDSPQIRMLLEGSRNLASVQPDDHPDANASRRPSPLSSSASPRPFVASAPSASHAGSASPSPDNSSDAVAPSGGLLSPSSARLFAGLSPAASVASAAPSESGQVRGKGEGTELESVGAPSSLRPASDLSAEKVKDVHSDAGHSPLDDRSAPVSIYEVVPGALFLPAYLSVSEQLCLACECLSVYSMPPHVCNLCNLIHSSAEPSVAGASSSSSHFSSEQAGREAQACADGAQGEQTETAEAEGGRDVICRRREGETPSQEAAACRRFDGNLSRASLSPFLKKQLRWVTLGRHYDWTKRSYDEETNGVGRCPSTRPLLSSFPTSAGATPAISPSFAKLPAALEKLCDDILQLCEPYLADAREGTSRRVMDAAILNVYRSGDRLRGHKDDAERAEEPLVSISIGQPAIFLLGGDSRQVAPKALVLRSGDVLVLSGVARWAIHGVPKLLYYNPVISLPAPRRRKKLRAHASTMQGGMRMSTVGLQTQMYEWRCSEDRQSSEGVVCAARNLVAAAGLSGFGELHADSGMRLLATCTRRGGRTNSGSSSWLQLLEVYRRQTGDCRHDSGDIRSGTGLNGHATSTSDQTEPLEKIVGSQTANDVVSWLGELRLNLSCRCDES